Proteins co-encoded in one Bacillus paramycoides genomic window:
- a CDS encoding helix-turn-helix domain-containing protein: MEVNEMMINKAYKFCIYPNQAQAISKLEQISE, translated from the coding sequence ATGGAAGTGAATGAAATGATGATCAATAAAGCCTATAAGTTTTGTATCTATCCAAATCAAGCACAAGCAATTTCAAAACTAGAACAAATAAGTGAATAA